Proteins encoded in a region of the Malaciobacter mytili LMG 24559 genome:
- a CDS encoding lysophospholipid acyltransferase family protein, translating into MINVEEEIIKKFPKIKEKGNFLSKSILNIAKKIVHEEHINDFLIKNSHLKGFEFVDAVLDYFDFDYTVSSNDLQNIPTSGKVVIIANHPLGGLDALCLLKLIGSIRQDVKIVANDFLVGFEALKTLMIPIDNFKNRQSKNDIKAVYEALNNDEAIIIFPAGEVSRASAKGIKDPIWNKGFLNFAVNSNAPILPIFIDGKNSKIFYTISVINKTFSTLLLSHEMFKKKSKNINIKIGELISNEHIKPKGIDKKYLINLYKKHLYSLKKTKKSFFITQKAIAHPQNRKDLIAELKKSELIGETKDGKKIYLYDYSEDSIVLKELGRLRELSFRKVGEGINKKRDTDKYDIYYRHIILWDENDLEIVGSYRIGDGDFINKNIGVKGFYSNTLFKYHNGFSEYLRNSIELGRSFVQPKYWGTRALDYLWYGIGAYLKKNPHIKYMFGPVSISASFPKIAKDMLIFYYSHYYLNDNNFVEARLAYQYSSNIQDIKELFVLNDKKNDFKILKSSLNNMGVAVPTLFKQYSEVCEEGGVEFFAFNIDPNFSDCVDGFILVHIDKLKVSQRKRYIGE; encoded by the coding sequence AAAAATTCCCTAAAATTAAAGAAAAAGGCAATTTTTTAAGCAAATCAATTTTAAATATTGCAAAAAAAATAGTTCATGAAGAACATATAAATGATTTTTTAATTAAAAATTCTCATTTAAAAGGTTTTGAATTTGTAGATGCAGTTTTAGATTACTTTGATTTTGACTATACAGTTTCAAGCAACGACTTACAAAATATACCCACATCAGGGAAAGTTGTAATTATTGCAAATCATCCATTAGGTGGTCTTGATGCCTTATGTTTATTAAAATTAATTGGAAGTATTAGACAAGATGTAAAGATTGTTGCAAATGATTTTTTAGTAGGATTTGAGGCTTTAAAAACTTTAATGATTCCTATTGATAACTTTAAAAATAGGCAATCAAAAAATGATATTAAAGCAGTTTATGAAGCATTAAATAATGATGAAGCAATTATTATTTTTCCAGCTGGTGAAGTTAGCCGAGCAAGTGCAAAAGGAATAAAAGACCCTATTTGGAATAAAGGTTTTTTAAACTTTGCAGTAAATTCAAATGCTCCTATTCTACCCATTTTTATTGATGGAAAAAATTCAAAAATTTTCTATACTATTTCTGTGATTAATAAAACTTTTTCAACTTTACTTTTATCCCATGAAATGTTTAAGAAAAAATCAAAAAATATTAATATTAAAATAGGTGAACTTATCTCAAATGAGCATATTAAACCAAAAGGTATTGATAAAAAATATCTTATTAATTTATATAAAAAGCACCTATATTCTTTGAAAAAAACAAAAAAATCTTTTTTTATAACTCAAAAAGCAATTGCACATCCTCAAAATAGAAAAGATTTAATTGCTGAGCTTAAAAAATCTGAACTAATAGGTGAAACAAAAGATGGCAAAAAAATCTATTTGTATGACTATAGTGAAGACTCTATTGTTTTAAAAGAGTTAGGAAGATTAAGAGAACTTAGTTTTAGAAAAGTTGGAGAGGGAATAAATAAAAAAAGAGATACAGATAAATATGATATTTATTATAGACATATTATTTTATGGGATGAAAATGATTTGGAAATAGTTGGTTCATATAGAATAGGAGATGGAGACTTTATAAATAAAAACATTGGAGTAAAAGGTTTTTATTCAAATACTTTATTTAAATATCATAATGGATTTTCAGAATATCTAAGAAACTCTATTGAGCTTGGAAGAAGTTTTGTTCAACCTAAATATTGGGGAACAAGAGCATTAGATTATTTATGGTATGGAATAGGTGCATATTTAAAGAAAAATCCACATATTAAATATATGTTTGGTCCTGTTTCTATTTCTGCTTCATTTCCTAAAATTGCAAAAGATATGTTAATTTTTTATTATTCACACTATTATTTAAATGATAATAATTTTGTTGAAGCACGATTGGCTTATCAATACTCTTCAAATATTCAAGATATTAAAGAGTTATTTGTTTTAAATGATAAGAAAAATGATTTTAAAATCTTAAAATCATCTTTAAATAATATGGGAGTTGCAGTTCCTACTTTATTTAAGCAGTATAGTGAAGTTTGTGAAGAGGGTGGTGTTGAATTTTTTGCTTTTAATATTGACCCAAATTTTAGTGATTGTGTAGATGGATTTATTTTAGTTCATATAGATAAATTAAAAGTCTCACAAAGAAAGAGATATATAGGTGAGTAA